The following coding sequences are from one uncultured Devosia sp. window:
- a CDS encoding mechanosensitive ion channel has translation MMVLKRLLVVAILAMLCGNVYAQQSAAQSPAPASLDSAQVEAINRLITVLDDAQLRADLLDYLRATAGEATGGPAETAPQPTVSATADEGAPNSDVTADGEPTDTQPGLIDALATWSSDLLEQLPTTTFGVPIDQKAVQAGAQVSNRLQSGIESGQLSGFAAWAIPGLLVTIVGGYFLRRLGRRMVASHVPVRKRWLATGLLVQIIAHVGLFIVVTLGASLLAPTALAAQIFATLVVGILIAMLGSSLLVSALSALAAWRGARLIRYCQIRFYPWMLAISLVAVFAALGNEATLRRVVGWSAADMVGFALNLLAALIFMLFIARHKRAIGRLIFGAAARTPASDNPVQNATRRLARHWPVLAYGFLVLSVVSVVGGQRDNDVLSQMLWSFGTVLVGLVAISILNRFFVPRPAKYRYRTSPVRQVVGTALLRVLRIASDVAIGFAIVIALGWIWGFNLWQWLTTDGVPLTGPLLAAATVVAVAWLIWVALDAWIASALTPREGLNWSQRRSSRVQTLLPLVRNGVMIVLIVLTGIAVLANIGVDVTPLIAGAGVFGLALSFGSQQLVQDVITGIFILAEDTIAIGDTINTGDRSGVVESISLRTIRLRDSDGALHSIPFSTVKALKNSSRNFGVLRPRYTVPSGVDPHAVLEEMRLTAKALRENPRYSSSITTDLHDLGIDEINAGSVIVSGSMRTSPLRQTELARAFNGKLLEGLASKGIAL, from the coding sequence ATGATGGTGCTCAAGCGGTTGCTGGTCGTGGCGATACTGGCCATGCTGTGCGGCAATGTGTACGCCCAGCAGAGTGCTGCACAGAGCCCTGCCCCGGCATCGCTCGATTCAGCTCAGGTGGAGGCCATCAACCGCTTGATCACCGTGCTGGACGACGCGCAATTGCGGGCCGACCTTCTCGATTATCTGCGTGCCACAGCAGGTGAGGCCACCGGCGGACCCGCAGAGACTGCGCCACAACCGACGGTTTCAGCCACCGCTGACGAGGGAGCACCGAATTCGGATGTGACGGCAGATGGCGAGCCAACAGATACCCAACCGGGCCTGATCGATGCTTTGGCTACCTGGTCCAGCGATTTGCTCGAACAATTGCCGACCACGACGTTCGGCGTTCCGATCGACCAGAAAGCCGTGCAGGCCGGCGCGCAGGTCAGCAATCGCCTGCAGTCCGGCATCGAGAGCGGTCAATTGTCTGGCTTTGCCGCCTGGGCCATACCGGGCCTGCTCGTCACCATCGTGGGCGGCTATTTTCTACGACGTCTTGGGCGCCGAATGGTTGCCTCGCATGTGCCGGTGCGCAAGCGCTGGTTGGCAACGGGGCTGCTGGTGCAGATCATTGCCCATGTCGGGCTTTTCATCGTGGTCACCCTGGGTGCCAGTCTTCTCGCCCCCACTGCCTTGGCGGCGCAGATATTTGCCACTCTCGTGGTCGGCATATTGATTGCCATGCTGGGTTCGAGCCTACTCGTGTCCGCGCTATCAGCACTGGCCGCCTGGCGAGGCGCAAGACTGATCCGCTATTGCCAGATCCGCTTCTACCCGTGGATGCTGGCGATCTCGCTTGTTGCCGTATTCGCTGCCCTGGGTAACGAGGCGACCTTGCGCCGCGTGGTCGGTTGGTCGGCCGCAGACATGGTCGGCTTCGCGCTCAATCTTCTGGCGGCTCTCATCTTCATGCTGTTCATCGCTCGCCACAAGCGTGCCATCGGACGATTAATATTCGGCGCCGCTGCTCGAACACCGGCTTCGGACAATCCGGTTCAGAATGCCACGCGCCGTCTCGCCAGGCATTGGCCCGTCCTGGCCTATGGCTTCCTGGTCCTGAGTGTCGTCAGCGTTGTTGGCGGGCAGCGCGACAATGACGTGCTCAGCCAGATGCTGTGGTCGTTCGGCACAGTTCTCGTTGGCCTTGTGGCCATTTCCATCCTCAACCGCTTCTTCGTGCCACGCCCCGCCAAGTATCGGTACAGGACCAGCCCCGTACGCCAAGTGGTCGGCACTGCCCTCCTCCGCGTGCTGCGCATCGCCTCGGATGTCGCGATCGGTTTTGCGATCGTCATCGCCTTGGGCTGGATCTGGGGGTTCAACCTTTGGCAGTGGCTGACCACCGACGGAGTGCCGCTGACCGGTCCCTTGCTGGCGGCCGCCACGGTCGTTGCGGTGGCGTGGCTGATCTGGGTGGCGCTCGATGCATGGATCGCCTCGGCGCTCACCCCGCGCGAGGGCCTCAATTGGTCTCAGCGCCGCTCGAGCCGTGTGCAGACCCTGCTGCCGCTGGTGCGAAACGGGGTGATGATCGTTCTAATCGTGCTGACCGGCATTGCGGTGCTTGCCAATATCGGCGTCGACGTGACGCCCCTGATTGCCGGTGCCGGCGTCTTCGGCCTGGCGCTCAGCTTTGGTTCGCAGCAGCTGGTTCAGGACGTCATCACGGGCATTTTCATTCTCGCCGAAGACACGATCGCTATCGGCGACACGATCAATACCGGTGACCGCAGCGGCGTGGTGGAGAGCATTTCACTGCGTACCATCCGATTGCGCGACAGCGACGGTGCGCTGCATTCCATTCCCTTCTCCACCGTCAAGGCGCTCAAGAACAGCTCGCGCAATTTCGGCGTGTTGCGCCCTCGCTATACCGTGCCGTCCGGCGTCGATCCGCATGCCGTACTGGAAGAAATGCGGCTCACCGCCAAGGCGCTGCGGGAAAACCCGCGCTATTCGAGCTCGATCACCACCGACCTGCACGACCTGGGCATCGACGAGATAAACGCCGGTTCGGTCATCGTCTCGGGATCGATGCGGACCAGTCCCTTGCGGCAGACCGAACTCGCCCGGGCCTTCAACGGCAAGCTGCTGGAGGGGCTGGCCAGCAAAGGCATCGCTTTGTAG
- the nhaA gene encoding Na+/H+ antiporter NhaA produces the protein MSSSRPVGNRPISIIRAFLDNASSGGIVLMAASALALIVANSPLAAAYAGVLHSYIGGLSVLHWINDGLMAAFFLMVGLEIKREVLDGQLSTWSRRILPGSAALGGMIGPALIFLALNLGEGGHPKGWAIPAATDIAFALGVLSLLGNRVPMSLKVFLTALAIIDDLGAVIIIALFYTGSINALALGAAAVMIAMLVGINRLGVRNLLPYLLLGIALWFIVLQSGVHATLAGVILALTIPLRKSPTRPDDMTAPLNRLEHAIQPWVTFLIVPIFGFANAGVSFAGVSVGQLVDPLPLGVAAGLFLGKQAGVSLAATLVIRAGWAELPMYASWRQLYGVSLLCGIGFTMSLFIGLLAFPDSLVLQDEVKLGVLLGSCISAAAGTILLRSSSSRHPPKASGTSKVQSDRPAPAGMGGNGAAR, from the coding sequence ATGTCTTCGTCTCGTCCGGTCGGCAATCGACCCATCTCCATCATCCGCGCGTTTCTCGACAATGCGTCATCGGGCGGCATCGTTTTGATGGCCGCATCGGCGCTTGCCCTCATCGTTGCCAATTCACCACTCGCCGCGGCCTATGCGGGCGTGCTCCATAGCTATATCGGCGGGCTTTCGGTCCTGCATTGGATCAATGACGGTCTTATGGCTGCGTTCTTCCTGATGGTGGGGCTGGAGATCAAGCGCGAGGTGCTGGACGGGCAGCTGTCGACGTGGTCGCGCCGCATCCTGCCGGGTAGCGCCGCACTGGGAGGGATGATCGGGCCGGCCCTGATCTTTCTGGCCTTAAACCTCGGCGAAGGCGGACATCCCAAGGGCTGGGCCATCCCCGCTGCAACCGACATTGCCTTTGCGCTGGGCGTGCTTTCCCTGCTCGGCAATCGCGTGCCGATGAGCCTCAAGGTGTTCCTGACAGCGCTCGCAATCATCGACGACCTGGGCGCAGTGATCATCATCGCGCTGTTCTACACCGGCTCGATCAACGCCCTGGCCCTCGGCGCAGCGGCAGTCATGATCGCAATGCTGGTCGGCATCAACCGGCTCGGCGTCCGCAACCTGCTGCCCTATCTGCTGCTCGGGATCGCACTCTGGTTCATCGTCCTGCAATCGGGTGTGCATGCAACGCTGGCAGGCGTCATTCTCGCCCTGACCATTCCGCTGCGGAAAAGCCCGACGCGGCCGGACGACATGACCGCTCCGCTAAACCGGCTGGAACATGCCATCCAGCCCTGGGTGACCTTTCTCATCGTGCCAATCTTCGGCTTCGCCAATGCCGGGGTGTCCTTCGCCGGCGTGTCGGTCGGTCAGCTTGTTGATCCCCTCCCGCTCGGCGTGGCAGCGGGCCTGTTCCTCGGCAAGCAGGCTGGGGTTTCCCTCGCAGCGACACTGGTGATCCGTGCCGGATGGGCGGAGCTGCCGATGTATGCCAGCTGGCGGCAACTGTATGGCGTGTCACTGCTCTGCGGCATCGGCTTTACCATGAGCCTTTTCATAGGCCTGCTGGCCTTTCCCGACAGTCTGGTGCTGCAGGATGAGGTCAAACTCGGCGTTCTGCTGGGTTCATGTATCTCCGCCGCAGCGGGCACAATCCTGCTGCGCTCATCCTCGTCGCGTCATCCGCCAAAGGCCAGTGGCACATCGAAGGTCCAGTCCGACCGACCCGCCCCAGCCGGGATGGGCGGGAATGGTGCGGCCCGTTGA
- a CDS encoding TonB family protein, translating into MRIALSGSALAHAGVLGLLLVGFVWPEADDAAAAVPVTVDIIPMSTVSSNSVEQVESDSTVSALSAGNSDTTIEAVTPDVVEPVTEPVEAETPDTIESVTEPVEVQDAEPVKPEQVAEQTEPVEPPPPAEIVEPAQAEPLEMAELSSSADSSVSVAPLVASAPTEVLEAQPVDSAAPSTPVQPETTEAIEPVSAEELSTAPVPQQLSFQRPSKPIVHAPRPPTQQQPRPQQQPTPQTAGNGGNSQADSVAAAGGAQQQVASNGSGGSAEVARYPSQVIGKLRSALRRANGQAGEVVVRFTVLGNGQLSGVSVARSSGNGSTDQAGLALVQRAAPFPPIPAGAGRSDWTFDVPLAFGG; encoded by the coding sequence ATGCGCATCGCGCTTTCCGGTTCGGCCCTGGCTCATGCCGGCGTGCTCGGCCTGCTGCTGGTCGGCTTTGTCTGGCCCGAGGCGGATGACGCCGCGGCTGCCGTACCGGTAACGGTCGACATCATTCCCATGTCGACGGTCAGCAGCAATTCGGTCGAACAGGTCGAAAGCGACAGCACCGTCTCCGCCCTTTCGGCAGGCAACTCGGATACCACGATCGAGGCTGTCACGCCCGATGTCGTTGAGCCGGTGACTGAGCCGGTCGAGGCAGAGACGCCCGACACCATCGAGTCGGTAACGGAACCCGTCGAAGTCCAGGATGCCGAGCCTGTCAAGCCCGAGCAGGTTGCAGAACAGACAGAGCCGGTCGAGCCGCCACCGCCCGCAGAAATAGTCGAGCCTGCCCAAGCCGAGCCGCTGGAAATGGCAGAGCTGTCTTCATCGGCCGACAGCAGCGTGTCGGTTGCTCCTCTCGTCGCATCGGCTCCTACCGAAGTCCTCGAAGCGCAGCCGGTGGACAGTGCTGCGCCGTCCACACCGGTTCAGCCTGAGACGACGGAGGCTATCGAACCCGTCAGCGCCGAAGAACTATCGACGGCGCCAGTGCCGCAGCAGCTCAGTTTCCAGCGTCCTTCCAAACCCATCGTCCATGCGCCGCGCCCGCCGACCCAGCAGCAGCCGCGGCCGCAACAGCAGCCCACGCCGCAGACCGCCGGCAATGGCGGCAATAGCCAAGCTGACTCGGTTGCCGCTGCCGGTGGCGCGCAGCAGCAGGTCGCAAGCAATGGCAGCGGCGGCAGCGCCGAAGTGGCCCGCTATCCCAGCCAGGTCATCGGCAAGCTGCGCTCGGCGCTGCGCCGGGCCAATGGACAGGCGGGGGAGGTCGTCGTTCGCTTCACCGTTCTGGGAAACGGCCAGCTATCGGGCGTTAGCGTGGCGCGGTCGTCGGGCAATGGCTCGACCGATCAGGCGGGCCTGGCGCTGGTTCAACGGGCCGCACCATTCCCGCCCATCCCGGCTGGGGCGGGTCGGTCGGACTGGACCTTCGATGTGCCACTGGCCTTTGGCGGATGA
- a CDS encoding biopolymer transporter ExbD, which translates to MSPGGHQRGRGRGRGSVAPISEINVTPMVDVMLVLLIVFMVAAPLMAMGVPINLPKTNAQVMPIESKPITVTVTPDGALSIDGDPVTMDTLVTTVGALAKDGTDERLYVRGDATTAYGAIMDVMGTLSAAGYGQIGLITERKEAN; encoded by the coding sequence ATGAGCCCGGGCGGGCACCAGCGCGGACGAGGCAGGGGACGCGGCAGCGTCGCACCGATCAGCGAGATCAATGTCACGCCCATGGTCGACGTCATGCTGGTGCTGCTTATCGTCTTCATGGTGGCAGCGCCACTCATGGCCATGGGTGTGCCGATCAACCTGCCCAAGACCAATGCGCAGGTCATGCCGATCGAGAGCAAGCCAATCACCGTCACGGTGACGCCCGATGGTGCGCTGTCGATCGATGGCGATCCCGTGACCATGGATACCCTCGTCACGACCGTCGGCGCGCTCGCCAAGGACGGCACGGATGAGCGGCTCTATGTGCGCGGCGATGCGACCACAGCCTATGGCGCCATCATGGATGTCATGGGAACGCTGTCCGCCGCCGGTTATGGCCAGATCGGCCTCATCACCGAGCGCAAAGAGGCCAACTGA
- the tolQ gene encoding protein TolQ, whose translation MEAAHDFSILGLFMQADWIVKSIMVGLLLASVWCWAIIANRAALYAQTRRAMTEFDRAFASGQSLDELRQLNGSNPPAGLSAVLAAGMDEWDRSHEAQAATPHGLQARLEIALDLVVTEQAVALQKRLGVLATVGSAGPFIGLFGTVWGIMNAFTAIATAENTSLAVVAPGIAEALLATALGLLAAIPAVIGYNKLSADSGFLIGRLDAFANRLVALLSRQLDSTKAA comes from the coding sequence ATGGAAGCGGCACACGATTTCTCCATTCTTGGCCTCTTCATGCAGGCCGACTGGATCGTAAAATCCATCATGGTCGGCCTGTTGCTGGCGTCAGTCTGGTGCTGGGCGATCATCGCCAACCGCGCCGCGCTTTATGCGCAGACCAGGCGGGCGATGACCGAATTCGACCGGGCGTTCGCTTCGGGCCAGTCGTTGGACGAGTTGCGCCAGCTCAATGGCAGCAATCCCCCGGCCGGACTTTCGGCTGTGCTGGCTGCTGGCATGGACGAATGGGACCGCAGTCATGAAGCGCAGGCGGCAACGCCCCACGGCCTGCAGGCCCGCCTTGAAATCGCGCTGGACCTGGTGGTGACAGAACAGGCGGTCGCTTTGCAGAAGCGCCTCGGGGTACTGGCAACGGTTGGCTCGGCCGGGCCGTTCATCGGCCTCTTCGGTACGGTCTGGGGCATCATGAATGCCTTCACCGCCATCGCCACGGCTGAAAATACCAGTCTTGCCGTGGTGGCGCCCGGCATTGCCGAGGCACTGCTGGCGACGGCGCTCGGCCTGTTGGCCGCCATTCCTGCCGTCATTGGCTACAACAAGCTCAGCGCCGACTCCGGCTTCCTGATCGGCCGGCTCGATGCCTTCGCCAATCGTCTCGTGGCGCTGCTCTCGCGTCAGCTCGATTCCACAAAGGCCGCGTAA
- a CDS encoding heme ABC transporter ATP-binding protein has protein sequence MIETENLGVELAGRTILSGIGFAAPAGQLTAIIGPNGSGKSTLLKAMSRDYRYSGTVRINGRDLADMSAMDAACQRAVLPQSSNLPFPFTVREVVAMGITAGRPGPLGEALRSLPERALIKVDLADFGGRYYGELSGGEQQRVQLARVLCQVWQPVLDGAPRFLFLDEPVSSLDVKHQLMIMDAARSHAEAGGGVIAVLHDLNLAAMYADHIVALANGRLVAAGTPSEVLTDSTIRAVFDAPLRVGVVPASDTPFVLPQSAQQSSKQARVA, from the coding sequence ATGATCGAAACTGAAAATCTCGGCGTCGAACTGGCCGGCCGCACCATTCTGTCCGGCATCGGCTTCGCCGCGCCGGCGGGTCAACTCACCGCCATCATCGGCCCGAATGGTTCGGGAAAGTCGACGCTGCTCAAGGCCATGTCGCGCGATTATCGCTATTCCGGCACAGTGCGGATCAATGGCCGTGACCTGGCAGACATGTCGGCCATGGATGCTGCCTGCCAGCGCGCCGTGCTGCCGCAGTCGAGCAATCTGCCTTTTCCCTTCACCGTGCGCGAAGTCGTCGCCATGGGCATCACGGCCGGTCGGCCTGGTCCCTTGGGCGAGGCTCTGCGTTCGCTGCCGGAGCGGGCCCTGATCAAGGTCGACCTGGCCGATTTCGGTGGCCGCTACTATGGCGAGCTGTCTGGTGGCGAGCAGCAGCGCGTGCAATTGGCCCGCGTGCTCTGCCAGGTCTGGCAGCCGGTGCTCGACGGCGCGCCGCGCTTCCTTTTTCTCGACGAGCCGGTCTCCAGCCTCGACGTCAAGCATCAGCTGATGATCATGGACGCTGCACGCAGCCATGCCGAGGCGGGTGGCGGCGTCATTGCCGTTCTGCATGATCTCAATCTTGCGGCCATGTATGCCGACCATATCGTGGCCTTGGCCAATGGTCGTCTGGTTGCCGCCGGAACACCATCAGAAGTGCTGACCGACAGCACTATTCGCGCCGTTTTTGACGCGCCGCTACGCGTCGGAGTCGTGCCCGCGTCTGACACGCCTTTCGTGCTGCCGCAGTCGGCGCAGCAATCATCCAAACAAGCCCGGGTTGCCTGA
- a CDS encoding iron ABC transporter permease: MAASTMLLSESAAPRREAGDRSHLGRIAVIALAFGLLVAMVLSMTTGASGASAWAIIGSWIGHVPEDGAQFARDQAVIYNIRLPRMLLGVLIGAGLAVSGLLMQGLFRNPLADPGLVGVSSGSALGAIFIIVLGTTALAPFTQALGIFALPIAAFGGGLLTTAILYRVATRGGQTAIATMLLAGIAIGALAGAISGVLVYIATDAQLRDLTFWGLGSLAGATWIKIAAAGPIIAIALLVASFLSKGLNALTLGEATAAHLGLQVQKFKILTIVSVAAATGASVAVSGGIGFVGIVVPHLLRLVIGPDHRYLLPATALLGATFLLMADAISRTIVAPAELPIGIVTAAFGGPFFLWILLRRRSAFAW, from the coding sequence ATGGCGGCCAGCACGATGCTCCTTTCCGAATCTGCCGCGCCCCGGCGCGAGGCGGGTGATCGCAGTCATCTTGGCCGCATTGCCGTCATCGCGCTCGCCTTTGGCCTGCTCGTGGCCATGGTCCTGTCCATGACCACGGGTGCTTCCGGCGCATCGGCCTGGGCCATCATCGGTTCGTGGATCGGCCATGTGCCCGAAGACGGCGCCCAGTTTGCCCGCGACCAGGCGGTCATCTACAACATCCGCCTGCCGCGCATGTTGCTGGGCGTGCTGATCGGGGCAGGGCTGGCCGTCTCGGGGCTGCTGATGCAGGGCCTGTTCCGCAACCCGCTGGCTGACCCGGGCCTGGTGGGCGTATCGAGCGGCTCGGCACTGGGCGCCATCTTCATCATCGTGCTCGGGACCACTGCGCTCGCGCCCTTCACCCAGGCACTGGGCATATTCGCGCTGCCGATCGCTGCCTTTGGTGGTGGTCTGCTGACCACCGCTATCCTCTATCGCGTCGCTACGCGCGGCGGACAAACGGCCATTGCCACCATGCTTTTGGCCGGTATCGCCATCGGCGCCCTGGCCGGCGCAATCTCCGGGGTACTGGTCTATATCGCGACCGATGCGCAATTGCGCGACCTGACTTTCTGGGGGCTCGGCTCGCTCGCCGGTGCCACCTGGATCAAAATCGCGGCTGCCGGTCCGATCATTGCCATAGCCCTGCTTGTCGCGTCATTCCTGTCCAAGGGCCTCAATGCCCTGACTTTGGGGGAGGCGACGGCCGCCCATCTTGGCCTGCAGGTGCAGAAGTTCAAGATCCTCACGATTGTCTCGGTTGCTGCGGCAACCGGCGCTTCAGTGGCGGTCAGCGGCGGCATCGGTTTTGTCGGCATTGTCGTGCCGCATCTGCTGCGCCTCGTGATCGGGCCCGATCACCGCTACCTCCTTCCAGCCACGGCCTTGCTCGGCGCGACATTCCTCCTCATGGCCGATGCCATCAGTCGCACCATCGTTGCACCCGCCGAACTGCCGATCGGCATCGTGACGGCCGCTTTCGGTGGTCCATTCTTCCTCTGGATTCTGCTGCGGCGCCGTTCCGCCTTTGCCTGGTGA
- a CDS encoding ABC transporter substrate-binding protein codes for MRFAICSAALAAALTLSSAALAQDLHEFADTSKLVSIGGSLTEIIYELGEEGKLIARDQTATYPEAVNALPDVGYMRQLAPEGVLSVSPTALLVIEGSGPPDALEVLSHAGVEYQTVPESHSPEGVITKVRAVGQVLGVEDKAEALATKLEGEFATLAERNAAVPEPKRVLFILSNQGGQIQASGTGTAANGMIELSGAVNVIDDYEGYKALSEEAITEAAPDAIVMMDRGGDHGANDAELLAHPAIALTPAGQNKAIYRLDGAYLLGFGPRTAAAANELADLLYGTPAH; via the coding sequence ATGCGCTTCGCAATCTGTTCCGCCGCACTTGCCGCAGCCCTGACGCTTTCCAGTGCCGCCCTGGCACAGGACCTGCATGAATTCGCCGACACATCCAAGCTGGTTTCCATCGGCGGTTCGCTGACCGAGATCATCTATGAGCTGGGCGAGGAGGGTAAGCTGATCGCCCGCGACCAGACCGCGACCTATCCAGAGGCGGTCAACGCGCTGCCCGACGTCGGCTACATGCGCCAGTTGGCGCCTGAAGGCGTGCTGTCGGTCAGCCCGACGGCGCTGCTGGTCATCGAAGGCAGCGGCCCACCAGACGCGCTCGAAGTTCTGTCGCATGCCGGTGTCGAATACCAGACCGTGCCCGAGAGCCATTCGCCCGAGGGCGTGATCACCAAGGTTCGCGCAGTCGGTCAAGTCCTGGGCGTGGAAGACAAAGCCGAAGCGCTTGCGACCAAGCTCGAAGGCGAGTTCGCAACGCTCGCCGAACGCAATGCCGCGGTCCCTGAGCCCAAGCGCGTGCTGTTCATCCTCTCCAACCAGGGCGGGCAGATCCAGGCTTCGGGCACTGGCACGGCCGCCAATGGCATGATCGAGCTGTCCGGCGCGGTCAATGTCATAGACGACTACGAAGGCTACAAGGCGCTCTCCGAAGAGGCCATCACCGAAGCTGCGCCCGATGCCATCGTCATGATGGACCGCGGTGGCGACCACGGCGCCAACGATGCCGAACTGCTGGCCCACCCCGCGATCGCCCTGACCCCGGCTGGTCAGAACAAGGCCATCTATCGTCTGGATGGCGCCTATCTCCTCGGCTTCGGCCCCCGTACCGCTGCAGCGGCCAATGAACTGGCCGACCTGCTCTACGGCACTCCCGCGCACTAG
- a CDS encoding ChuX/HutX family heme-like substrate-binding protein, which yields MTAVETKSPDEIRRLRALHPEMRERDFARIHSISEAELVAAEVGRSAIRLNVDIEVLLNGLTAVGEVMALTRNESAVHEKIGPYEKVVIGPMASMVLGEQIDLRIFPSRWASGFAVEKAGEDGAVKRSLQFFDAQGDAVHKVHARPATNVEAWNILVANLRHAEQHDTVTVSPAVPVVLGEPAATEALRESWSAMTDTHQFFGLLKKHNLPRLQALEMVGEDYAWQLDHAAVQGLFDSVAGTDLPIMIFVGSQGCIQIHAGPITTVKPMGPWLNVMDDTFHMHLRLDQVVSAWAVRKPTADGHVTSVELYDANRELIIQFFGHREEGVDERSAWRSTVERLPLHNSSNAA from the coding sequence GTGACCGCAGTTGAGACCAAATCCCCTGACGAAATCCGCCGCCTGCGCGCGCTGCATCCCGAGATGCGCGAACGCGATTTCGCGCGGATCCATTCGATCTCCGAAGCCGAACTCGTCGCGGCAGAGGTTGGCCGATCCGCGATTCGGCTCAACGTCGATATCGAAGTCCTGCTCAATGGCCTGACGGCCGTTGGCGAGGTCATGGCACTGACCCGCAATGAAAGCGCCGTGCACGAGAAAATCGGTCCCTACGAAAAGGTGGTGATCGGCCCGATGGCCTCCATGGTGCTGGGAGAGCAGATCGACCTGCGCATATTCCCGTCGCGCTGGGCATCCGGCTTTGCCGTGGAAAAGGCCGGTGAAGATGGCGCGGTCAAACGGTCACTGCAGTTTTTCGACGCGCAAGGCGACGCCGTGCATAAGGTGCATGCCCGGCCGGCAACCAACGTCGAAGCCTGGAACATCCTCGTGGCCAATCTGCGACACGCCGAGCAGCACGACACGGTCACGGTCAGTCCAGCCGTCCCCGTCGTCTTGGGCGAACCCGCCGCCACCGAAGCGCTGCGTGAGAGCTGGTCGGCAATGACCGATACCCACCAATTTTTTGGCCTTCTCAAGAAGCACAACCTCCCACGCCTGCAGGCGCTGGAAATGGTCGGCGAGGACTATGCCTGGCAGCTTGACCACGCTGCGGTGCAGGGCCTGTTCGACAGTGTTGCCGGCACGGACCTGCCGATCATGATCTTCGTCGGCAGCCAGGGTTGTATTCAGATTCACGCCGGCCCGATCACCACGGTCAAGCCGATGGGTCCTTGGCTCAATGTGATGGACGACACCTTCCACATGCATCTCCGGCTCGATCAGGTGGTCTCGGCCTGGGCCGTCCGCAAGCCAACAGCCGACGGCCATGTGACCTCGGTCGAACTCTATGACGCCAATCGCGAGCTGATCATTCAGTTCTTCGGCCATCGCGAGGAGGGCGTCGATGAGCGCAGCGCCTGGCGCAGCACGGTCGAGCGCCTGCCGCTCCACAACAGTTCCAACGCAGCCTGA
- a CDS encoding hemin uptake protein HemP, whose product MPDKPLPENSAESTQTRHVTSEELFAGGEEVTIVHRGAPYRLRITRQDKLILTK is encoded by the coding sequence ATGCCTGACAAGCCCTTGCCGGAGAACTCGGCTGAAAGCACTCAAACTCGTCATGTGACGAGTGAAGAGCTGTTCGCCGGAGGGGAAGAGGTGACGATCGTGCATCGCGGCGCGCCGTACCGGCTGCGCATCACCCGACAAGACAAGCTCATTCTTACCAAGTAG